The following are encoded together in the Micromonospora lupini genome:
- the purH gene encoding bifunctional phosphoribosylaminoimidazolecarboxamide formyltransferase/IMP cyclohydrolase, whose translation MSPTQDGRRPIRRALVSVYDKTGLVELAQALHAAGVEIVSTGSTAGTIAAAGVPVTPVETVTGFPEVLDGRVKTLHPKVHAGLLADLRKDTHVAQLDELGVAAFDLLVSNLYPFQATVASGAGVEECVEQIDIGGPAMVRAAAKNHASVAVLTDPAGYPALLGALDEGGFTLAQRRALAARAFADIAEYDVAVAQWCARELAPADDSWPQFAGLALRKSTALRYGENPHQPAALYTDPDAPAGLAQAEQLHGKEMSYNNYVDADAAWRAANDFTDQPAVAIIKHANPCGIAVGADVAEAHRRAHACDPVSAFGGVIAVNRSVSVELARQVAEIFTEVVVAPGFDEGAVEVLQGKKNIRLLRAPAWTPALVELRSVTGGVLAQVADRVDAPGDDPANWQLATGEAADEELLRDLAFAWRAVRAVKSNAILLAKDAATVGVGMGQVNRVDSAQLAVTRAGADRARGSVAASDAFFPFADGPQILIDAGVRAIVQPGGSIRDEEVIEAARKANVTMYLTGTRHFFH comes from the coding sequence GTGAGTCCCACTCAGGACGGGCGCCGCCCGATTCGGCGGGCGCTTGTCAGCGTCTACGACAAGACCGGGCTGGTCGAGCTGGCTCAGGCCCTGCACGCGGCCGGTGTGGAGATCGTGTCCACCGGCAGCACGGCGGGCACCATCGCCGCCGCCGGGGTTCCGGTGACGCCTGTGGAGACGGTGACCGGCTTCCCCGAGGTGCTCGACGGCCGGGTGAAGACCCTGCACCCGAAGGTGCACGCCGGCCTCCTCGCGGACCTGCGCAAGGACACGCACGTGGCACAGCTCGACGAGCTGGGCGTGGCGGCGTTCGACCTGCTGGTCTCCAACCTCTACCCGTTCCAGGCGACAGTCGCCTCCGGGGCCGGCGTCGAGGAGTGCGTGGAGCAGATCGACATCGGTGGCCCGGCCATGGTGCGGGCCGCCGCCAAGAACCACGCCTCGGTGGCGGTCCTCACCGACCCGGCCGGCTATCCGGCGCTGCTCGGTGCGCTCGACGAGGGTGGTTTCACGCTGGCCCAGCGTCGCGCGCTGGCCGCCCGCGCGTTCGCCGACATCGCCGAGTACGACGTCGCGGTGGCCCAGTGGTGTGCCAGGGAGTTGGCGCCCGCCGACGACTCCTGGCCGCAGTTCGCGGGTCTGGCGCTGCGCAAGTCGACAGCGCTGCGCTACGGGGAGAACCCGCACCAGCCCGCAGCGCTCTACACCGACCCGGACGCCCCGGCGGGGCTGGCCCAGGCCGAGCAGTTGCACGGCAAGGAGATGTCGTACAACAACTACGTCGACGCCGACGCCGCCTGGCGGGCCGCCAACGACTTCACCGACCAGCCGGCGGTGGCGATCATCAAGCACGCCAACCCGTGCGGCATCGCGGTGGGCGCGGACGTCGCCGAGGCGCACCGCAGGGCGCACGCCTGCGACCCGGTGTCGGCGTTCGGCGGCGTCATCGCTGTCAACCGGTCGGTCTCGGTCGAGCTGGCCCGGCAGGTCGCCGAGATCTTCACCGAGGTGGTGGTCGCCCCCGGCTTCGACGAGGGCGCCGTCGAGGTGTTGCAGGGCAAGAAGAACATCCGGCTGCTGCGGGCGCCGGCCTGGACGCCGGCGCTCGTGGAGTTGCGGTCGGTGACCGGTGGGGTGCTGGCCCAGGTCGCCGACCGGGTGGACGCCCCCGGCGACGACCCGGCCAACTGGCAGTTGGCGACAGGCGAGGCCGCCGACGAGGAGTTGCTGCGCGACCTGGCGTTCGCCTGGCGTGCTGTCCGCGCGGTGAAGAGCAACGCGATCCTGCTCGCCAAGGACGCCGCCACCGTCGGGGTCGGCATGGGTCAGGTCAACCGGGTCGACTCGGCGCAGCTCGCGGTCACCCGCGCAGGTGCCGACCGCGCCCGGGGGTCGGTCGCGGCGTCGGACGCGTTCTTCCCGTTCGCCGACGGCCCGCAGATCCTCATCGACGCCGGTGTCCGCGCCATCGTGCAGCCCGGCGGCTCGATCCGCGACGAAGAGGTGATCGAAGCGGCCCGAAAGGCAAACGTGACGATGTACCTAACGGGAACCCGCCACTTCTTCCACTGA
- a CDS encoding cell division protein PerM — translation MSPVTPDPPSRAGGVRADDRPVDRATPRRRVPAPRAGGSPRGRAPLPVAAGVAAAGAALTSYLPVAIVLGLVQLGADSTTLGGTLRTALAGWLVGHGVPLHTEAGPFGLAPLALTVLALWRLTRAGVHVSRAIGARDTRSPRRALIAAGAVGLAYALLGALAAVLIGASGPQVSPVRAAATFAVVGTLGALVGAIRITAVTRLLVTRIPGPLRDGVRTGLVAALLLLGAGAGAAGLAVATGGGDAADMIGAYRTGVAGQAGITVVSMAYAPNAAVWSTSYLLGPGFAVGVDTAVRTSEVSVGALPAVPLLAGLPRGPVDGVGALLLAVPVLAGMVAGWLLARRLARSGGPDRPPRRWAELLAPAALAGPVAGVLLGVAAAASGGPLGAGRLAQLGPVAWQVGAVAAGVVAVGALLGAAATRVLVRSPRAAQTPPVRPGA, via the coding sequence ATGTCCCCCGTCACCCCTGACCCACCCAGCCGGGCCGGCGGCGTACGCGCCGACGACCGGCCGGTCGACCGCGCCACGCCGCGTCGGCGGGTGCCCGCGCCGCGCGCCGGTGGGTCGCCGCGTGGGCGTGCGCCACTGCCCGTCGCCGCCGGGGTGGCCGCCGCCGGGGCGGCCCTCACCTCGTACCTGCCGGTCGCCATCGTGCTCGGCCTGGTCCAGCTCGGCGCGGACTCCACCACGCTGGGCGGCACTCTGCGCACCGCGCTGGCGGGTTGGCTGGTGGGGCACGGGGTGCCGCTGCACACCGAGGCGGGCCCGTTCGGGCTCGCCCCGCTGGCGCTCACCGTCCTCGCGCTCTGGCGACTGACCCGCGCCGGCGTGCACGTGAGTCGCGCGATAGGTGCCCGTGACACCCGCTCACCGCGCCGCGCGCTTATCGCCGCCGGAGCTGTCGGCCTGGCGTACGCGCTGCTCGGCGCGCTCGCCGCGGTGCTGATCGGCGCGAGCGGGCCGCAGGTGTCCCCGGTGCGGGCGGCGGCCACGTTCGCGGTGGTCGGCACGCTCGGCGCGCTGGTCGGCGCGATCCGGATCACCGCCGTGACCCGGCTGCTCGTCACCCGGATCCCCGGGCCGCTGCGCGACGGCGTACGCACCGGGCTGGTTGCCGCGCTTCTGCTGCTCGGTGCGGGCGCGGGGGCGGCCGGCCTGGCCGTGGCCACCGGTGGCGGTGACGCCGCGGACATGATCGGCGCGTACCGGACCGGGGTGGCCGGGCAGGCCGGGATCACAGTGGTCAGCATGGCGTACGCGCCGAACGCCGCGGTCTGGTCGACAAGCTACCTGCTCGGGCCGGGCTTCGCGGTCGGCGTCGACACGGCCGTGCGCACCAGTGAGGTGTCTGTCGGCGCGCTGCCGGCCGTACCGCTGCTCGCTGGTCTGCCGCGCGGCCCGGTGGACGGCGTCGGCGCCCTGCTGCTCGCGGTGCCGGTCCTGGCCGGGATGGTCGCCGGTTGGTTGCTCGCCCGCCGGCTGGCCCGGTCCGGCGGGCCGGATCGGCCGCCACGGCGGTGGGCGGAGCTGTTGGCGCCGGCGGCGCTGGCCGGGCCGGTGGCCGGCGTGCTGCTCGGCGTCGCCGCCGCGGCGTCCGGTGGGCCGCTCGGCGCCGGGCGGCTGGCGCAGCTCGGGCCGGTGGCCTGGCAGGTCGGCGCGGTGGCGGCCGGGGTCGTCGCGGTCGGCGCGCTGCTCGGCGCCGCTGCCACCCGGGTGCTCGTCCGGAGCCCGCGCGCCGCCCAGACACCGCCGGTCCGGCCCGGAGCCTGA
- a CDS encoding DUF4190 domain-containing protein has translation MQPGNPGQDPYGQQPNQDPTAPQPPHDPYAPPPAAPYGQQPTSGQPYGQPTSGQPYGQPPAAPYGQQPGAPYGQQPQDPYGAPQAPYGQQQPYGAPTYPNAGYPQQQGQNNTLGLVSMILGIASIPLICCLYLGIPVGIAGVVTGYLAKQKVAQGQASNAGQAKTGLICGAVGVGLGILLLIVGILGNFNLPTEP, from the coding sequence ATGCAGCCCGGCAATCCCGGTCAGGACCCGTACGGCCAGCAGCCCAACCAGGACCCGACCGCACCCCAGCCGCCGCACGACCCGTACGCCCCGCCGCCGGCCGCCCCGTACGGCCAGCAGCCCACCTCGGGTCAGCCCTACGGCCAGCCCACCTCGGGTCAGCCCTACGGCCAGCCGCCGGCGGCTCCGTACGGCCAGCAGCCCGGCGCCCCGTACGGTCAGCAGCCGCAGGACCCGTACGGCGCACCGCAGGCCCCGTACGGCCAGCAGCAGCCCTACGGCGCCCCGACGTACCCGAACGCCGGCTACCCACAGCAGCAGGGCCAGAACAACACCCTGGGCCTGGTGTCGATGATCCTCGGCATCGCGTCGATCCCGCTGATCTGCTGCCTCTACCTGGGCATCCCGGTGGGCATCGCGGGCGTGGTGACCGGCTACCTCGCCAAGCAGAAGGTCGCCCAGGGCCAGGCCAGCAACGCCGGCCAGGCCAAGACCGGCCTGATCTGCGGCGCGGTCGGCGTCGGCCTGGGCATCCTGCTGCTCATCGTGGGCATCCTGGGCAACTTCAACCTGCCGACCGAGCCCTGA
- the purN gene encoding phosphoribosylglycinamide formyltransferase — MTEPASVARIVVLISGSGSNLQALLDAAVDPAYGAQVVAVGADRDGIAGLDRADAAGVPTFVERVRDHDTREDWDVALTAHVAKHQPDLVISAGFLKLVGPHFLAAFGDRYLNTHNTLLPAFPGIHGPRDALAYGVKLTGATLFFVDAGMDTGPIVAQVAVPVLDDDDVDALTERIKEAERRQLVEQVGRLVREGWTITGRKVTVP, encoded by the coding sequence GTGACCGAGCCCGCGTCCGTCGCCCGCATCGTCGTCCTCATCTCCGGCTCCGGGAGTAATCTGCAGGCCCTGCTGGACGCCGCAGTCGATCCCGCGTACGGCGCACAGGTCGTCGCGGTCGGCGCGGACCGCGACGGCATCGCGGGCCTGGACCGGGCCGACGCGGCGGGGGTGCCGACGTTCGTCGAGCGGGTCCGCGACCACGACACCCGGGAGGACTGGGACGTCGCGCTCACCGCGCACGTCGCCAAACACCAGCCCGACCTGGTCATCTCCGCCGGCTTCCTCAAACTGGTGGGCCCGCACTTCCTCGCCGCCTTCGGCGACCGCTACCTGAACACCCACAACACCCTGCTGCCGGCGTTCCCCGGCATCCACGGCCCGCGTGACGCCCTCGCCTACGGCGTGAAGCTCACCGGTGCCACGCTCTTCTTCGTCGACGCCGGCATGGACACCGGGCCGATCGTGGCGCAGGTCGCGGTGCCGGTGCTCGACGACGACGACGTGGACGCGCTCACCGAGCGCATCAAGGAAGCCGAGCGCCGCCAGCTCGTCGAGCAGGTCGGCCGCCTGGTCCGCGAAGGCTGGACCATCACCGGAAGGAAGGTCACGGTTCCGTGA
- a CDS encoding DUF4190 domain-containing protein: MTTAYPPPPPARGRDRTTLWGVLGIVLGLICCGILGIIFGYLSLRDARRNGKSPVLGYLAIVFGVINIIGGSILRLTGNYPFWNND; encoded by the coding sequence GTGACGACCGCATACCCGCCACCCCCACCGGCCAGGGGACGCGACCGCACCACGCTCTGGGGCGTGCTTGGCATCGTCCTCGGTCTGATCTGTTGCGGCATCCTCGGCATCATCTTCGGCTACCTGTCGCTGCGCGACGCGCGGCGCAACGGCAAGTCGCCGGTTCTCGGCTACCTCGCCATCGTGTTCGGCGTGATCAACATCATCGGCGGCTCGATCCTGCGTCTCACCGGCAACTACCCGTTCTGGAACAACGACTGA
- the sucD gene encoding succinate--CoA ligase subunit alpha, whose protein sequence is MAIWLTKDSKVIVQGMTGSEGSKHTRRMLAAGTNVVGGVNPRKAGQKVDFDGTELPVFASVADAMAETGADVSVIFVPPQFTRAAVVEAIDAAIPLAVVITEGVPVHDTAAFWAYNLAQGERTRIIGPNCPGIASPGASNAGIIPADITGAGRIGLVSKSGTLTYQMMYELRDIGFSTCVGIGGDPIIGTTHIDALKAFEADPETDAIVMIGEIGGDAEERAAEFIKGNVTKPVVGYIAGFTAPPGKTMGHAGAIISGSAGTAEAKQAALEAVGVKVGKTPTETAKLMREIMSGS, encoded by the coding sequence ACCCGGCGGATGCTCGCCGCCGGCACCAACGTGGTGGGCGGCGTCAACCCGCGCAAGGCGGGCCAGAAGGTCGACTTCGACGGTACCGAGCTGCCGGTCTTCGCGTCCGTGGCGGACGCCATGGCCGAGACCGGGGCCGACGTCTCTGTCATCTTCGTGCCGCCGCAGTTCACCAGGGCCGCCGTCGTCGAGGCGATCGACGCCGCGATCCCGTTGGCCGTGGTGATCACCGAGGGCGTGCCGGTGCACGACACCGCCGCGTTCTGGGCGTACAACCTCGCGCAGGGCGAGCGGACCCGGATCATCGGGCCGAACTGCCCCGGCATCGCCTCGCCGGGCGCCTCCAACGCCGGCATCATCCCGGCCGACATCACCGGCGCCGGCCGCATCGGCCTGGTCAGCAAGAGCGGCACGCTCACCTACCAGATGATGTACGAGCTGCGTGACATCGGCTTCTCCACGTGCGTCGGCATCGGCGGCGACCCGATCATCGGCACCACGCACATCGACGCCCTCAAGGCGTTCGAGGCCGACCCGGAGACCGACGCCATCGTGATGATCGGTGAGATCGGTGGCGACGCCGAGGAGCGGGCCGCCGAGTTCATCAAGGGCAACGTCACCAAGCCGGTGGTCGGCTACATCGCCGGCTTCACCGCGCCTCCCGGCAAGACCATGGGTCACGCCGGGGCGATCATCTCCGGCTCGGCCGGTACCGCCGAGGCGAAGCAGGCGGCGCTCGAAGCCGTCGGCGTCAAGGTCGGCAAGACGCCTACCGAGACCGCCAAGCTGATGCGGGAGATCATGTCCGGCAGCTGA